In Pseudanabaena galeata CCNP1313, one genomic interval encodes:
- a CDS encoding DUF433 domain-containing protein — protein MSAYALNLPNHLQNEIELLARSQGITLDQFILWAVTEKVSTLKASFPQVVYRQGASGQLVPVLKGTGIRVLTIAIASQKWGMNASQLANEYDLTESQVCEALAFYGANKLQIDTAIDSEQSLEVANG, from the coding sequence ATGTCAGCATACGCTCTAAATTTACCTAATCATTTGCAGAATGAGATCGAGCTGTTGGCGCGGAGTCAAGGCATAACACTTGACCAATTCATCCTATGGGCGGTGACAGAAAAAGTAAGCACTTTAAAGGCTTCTTTCCCACAGGTTGTTTATCGACAAGGGGCAAGTGGTCAACTTGTACCAGTTCTAAAAGGTACAGGGATTCGGGTGCTGACGATCGCGATCGCTTCTCAAAAGTGGGGTATGAATGCAAGTCAACTTGCGAATGAGTATGATCTAACGGAGTCTCAAGTATGTGAGGCGTTGGCTTTTTATGGGGCTAATAAGTTACAGATTGATACGGCGATCGATTCTGAGCAATCTTTAGAGGTTGCGAATGGCTAG
- a CDS encoding DEAD/DEAH box helicase family protein yields the protein MSQFSFLKPEFPTIYESAHKAFRTAYRDPRTACFYARRALELTVNWLYKYDTSLRLPYQDNLSALIHEPTFKTLVGQAIFYKAKLIIKIGNNAVHDQKPIPTQDAIIAIREFFHIAYWLGHTYGRTTKPDPSLKFDSEAIPKKSTQASASLRQAQDIALSQQGQSSSLSGVEGTATTAAQLQKLEQELSDRDEKLSILLADKNAIDEELKRLRAELIAVKQANTVQPDTHDYSEAQTRDLFIDLLLKESGWVLASAPMASTPLSHRQKTSSLSEVEGTANAAENVEGRQGTTSAAKDASGVLASTPLSQRKQSSSLSEVEGTVNAAGNIAGNEGTANVAREFEVSGMPNETGKGFVDYVLWGDDGKPLAIVEAKRTKKDPRVGQQQAKLYADCLEAQFGQRPIIFYTNGYEHHIWDDTNYPPRQIQGFYKKSELELLIQRRTTQKPLSTANINPAIASRHYQARAIRKVSVAFEQNKERKVLIIMATGAGKTRTAIALVDLLMRCKWVKRALFLADRVSLVNQAIKVFKTHLPDSAPVNLLTEKETEGRVYASTYGTMMGLINDTKNGQKRFGVGHFDLIIIDEAHRSVFQKYRHIFNYFDCHLLGLTATPKDEIDRNTYGLFDLENGVPTDAYQLEDAVKDGYLVPTQAISVPLKFQREGIKYDELSESEKEEWDAMEWDEEGNIPDLIEAGALDQWLFNQDTADKVLEHLMTRGLKVAGGDRLGKTIIFAKNQKHAEFIEDRFNANYPHLKGEFARLITNRTPYAQSLIDDFSKKDKAPHIAISVDMLDTGIDVPEIVNLVLFKLVRSKTKFWQMVGRGTRLCPDLFGDGQDKQFFYLFDYCQNLEFFKQNVQTIDAPIPKSLGKQLFTTRLDLIAELDKQSSSLSESKSSSLSVAEGTANEVEDASGVLASTSLSQRRASRSLSVAEGSNGAPYNPTTNPESSLRNQIAQILYSEVAAMNIENFIVRPKRQLVEKYNNPETWRSLSEQDLNELNQEIAGLPAQTEPEAEEIKRFDILILKLQLAILRSHTSFTRLRDQVKAIANLLEQKSSIPLVQEQLELIQDIQTDEWWQDVTLPMLEAVRKRLRGLVKLIEKQERQPIYTNFEDEMGDETIVELPHFTSSDSFEKFRAKARDFLRSHQDQMVIFKLRNNKQLTETDLSELETILIENGLGNAEDLDRAKQESHGLGLFVRSLIGLDREVAKQEFGKFLTDKTLNANQIEFINMIIDYLTEHGAIAAERLYESPFTDFASQGIDSLFTSSQVDELFALLDDVYTKAAA from the coding sequence ATGAGCCAATTCAGCTTTCTCAAACCAGAATTTCCCACAATCTACGAATCCGCCCACAAAGCCTTTAGAACCGCCTACCGCGATCCGCGTACAGCCTGCTTCTATGCCCGTCGCGCCCTAGAGCTAACCGTAAATTGGCTATACAAATACGACACATCCCTGAGACTCCCCTATCAAGACAACCTCAGCGCCCTAATCCATGAGCCAACCTTTAAAACCCTCGTCGGTCAAGCCATATTTTACAAAGCCAAACTGATCATCAAAATAGGCAACAACGCCGTCCACGATCAAAAACCCATCCCCACCCAAGATGCCATCATCGCCATTCGCGAATTTTTTCACATCGCCTACTGGCTTGGACACACCTACGGACGCACCACCAAACCCGATCCATCCCTCAAATTTGACAGCGAAGCAATCCCCAAGAAAAGCACACAGGCTTCGGCTTCCCTTCGACAAGCTCAGGACATCGCGCTCAGCCAACAAGGACAATCTAGCTCACTGAGCGGAGTCGAAGGGACGGCAACCACAGCCGCACAACTTCAGAAACTAGAACAGGAGCTAAGCGATCGCGATGAAAAACTATCCATACTGTTAGCCGATAAAAATGCGATCGATGAAGAACTAAAACGCCTCCGCGCCGAACTCATCGCCGTCAAACAAGCCAATACAGTTCAACCAGATACCCACGACTATTCCGAAGCCCAAACTCGTGACCTATTTATCGACCTATTACTCAAAGAATCAGGCTGGGTATTGGCTTCGGCTCCAATGGCTTCGACTCCGCTCAGCCATCGGCAAAAAACTAGCTCCCTGAGCGAAGTCGAAGGGACGGCAAACGCAGCAGAAAATGTTGAAGGGAGGCAAGGAACTACATCCGCAGCAAAAGATGCTAGTGGGGTTTTGGCTTCGACTCCGCTCAGCCAGCGTAAACAATCCAGCTCCCTGAGCGAAGTCGAAGGGACGGTAAACGCAGCAGGAAATATTGCAGGGAACGAAGGGACGGCAAACGTAGCAAGAGAGTTTGAAGTCTCAGGAATGCCAAATGAGACAGGTAAAGGCTTTGTCGATTATGTCCTCTGGGGTGACGATGGCAAACCCCTCGCAATAGTCGAAGCCAAACGCACCAAAAAAGACCCAAGAGTAGGACAGCAGCAAGCAAAACTCTATGCCGATTGTCTTGAGGCACAATTTGGACAACGCCCGATTATCTTCTACACCAACGGCTACGAGCATCACATCTGGGATGACACCAACTACCCACCCCGCCAAATCCAAGGCTTTTACAAAAAATCTGAACTAGAACTACTCATCCAACGCCGCACCACCCAAAAACCTCTCTCAACAGCAAACATCAATCCTGCGATCGCCTCCCGCCATTACCAAGCCCGCGCCATCCGTAAAGTCTCTGTAGCCTTCGAGCAGAACAAAGAGCGCAAAGTCTTAATTATCATGGCAACAGGCGCAGGCAAAACCAGAACCGCGATCGCCCTAGTCGATTTACTGATGCGTTGCAAATGGGTCAAACGCGCCCTATTTCTCGCTGACCGAGTATCTCTAGTTAACCAAGCGATAAAAGTATTCAAAACACATCTACCCGACTCCGCACCCGTAAACCTGCTCACCGAAAAAGAAACCGAAGGGCGCGTCTATGCCTCCACCTACGGCACGATGATGGGGCTAATCAATGACACTAAAAACGGTCAAAAACGCTTTGGAGTCGGACATTTTGACCTCATCATCATCGATGAAGCTCATCGCTCCGTCTTCCAAAAATATCGTCATATCTTTAACTACTTTGACTGCCACTTACTCGGACTCACCGCCACACCCAAGGATGAAATTGATCGCAACACCTACGGCTTATTTGACCTAGAAAACGGCGTACCCACCGATGCTTATCAACTAGAAGATGCAGTCAAAGATGGCTACCTAGTCCCCACTCAAGCCATATCTGTACCCCTCAAATTTCAACGAGAAGGCATCAAATATGATGAACTTTCTGAATCTGAGAAAGAAGAATGGGACGCAATGGAATGGGATGAAGAAGGTAATATTCCCGATCTCATTGAAGCAGGAGCATTAGACCAGTGGTTATTTAATCAAGACACCGCCGACAAGGTGCTAGAGCATCTGATGACCAGAGGTTTAAAAGTAGCAGGAGGCGATCGGCTTGGTAAAACGATCATCTTCGCCAAAAATCAAAAACACGCTGAATTTATCGAAGACCGCTTTAATGCCAATTACCCACACCTCAAAGGTGAATTTGCCAGACTGATCACCAATAGAACTCCCTATGCTCAAAGCCTAATTGATGACTTCTCTAAAAAGGATAAAGCACCCCATATCGCCATCTCCGTCGATATGCTCGACACAGGCATTGATGTGCCTGAAATCGTTAACCTTGTCCTTTTCAAACTGGTACGCTCAAAAACTAAATTCTGGCAAATGGTCGGACGCGGCACTCGTCTCTGTCCCGATCTATTTGGCGATGGTCAAGACAAACAATTTTTCTACCTATTCGACTATTGCCAAAATCTCGAATTTTTCAAACAAAATGTTCAAACCATTGATGCCCCTATCCCCAAGTCTTTAGGCAAACAACTATTTACCACCAGATTAGATCTAATCGCCGAATTAGATAAACAATCTAGCTCCCTGAGCGAATCAAAATCTAGCTCCCTGAGCGTAGCCGAAGGGACGGCAAACGAAGTAGAAGATGCTAGTGGGGTATTGGCTTCGACTTCGCTCAGCCAGCGTAGAGCATCTCGTTCCCTGAGCGTAGCCGAAGGGAGCAATGGAGCGCCCTACAATCCAACAACTAATCCCGAATCATCACTACGCAATCAGATCGCGCAGATCCTTTACTCAGAAGTTGCAGCTATGAATATTGAAAACTTCATCGTGCGACCCAAAAGGCAACTCGTTGAAAAATATAACAATCCCGAAACATGGCGATCGCTATCAGAACAAGATCTAAACGAACTCAACCAAGAAATTGCAGGATTACCCGCGCAAACTGAACCCGAAGCCGAAGAAATTAAAAGGTTTGATATCCTCATCCTCAAATTACAACTAGCCATCCTGCGATCGCACACATCATTTACGCGGCTACGCGATCAGGTTAAGGCGATCGCTAACCTGCTAGAGCAAAAGTCATCTATTCCCCTAGTCCAAGAACAGTTAGAACTAATTCAAGACATCCAGACCGATGAATGGTGGCAAGACGTAACCTTACCTATGCTAGAAGCAGTCCGCAAACGCCTACGCGGTCTAGTTAAGCTGATCGAAAAACAAGAGCGTCAACCGATTTATACCAACTTTGAGGACGAGATGGGTGATGAAACCATTGTCGAATTACCTCACTTCACCTCATCCGACAGCTTTGAAAAATTCCGAGCTAAAGCTAGAGACTTTTTGCGATCGCATCAAGACCAGATGGTCATCTTCAAGCTCAGAAATAACAAACAACTCACTGAAACCGATCTATCAGAACTAGAGACAATCTTGATAGAAAACGGTTTAGGCAATGCCGAAGACCTGGACCGTGCCAAGCAAGAATCTCATGGACTAGGATTATTTGTGCGATCGCTGATTGGACTAGATCGCGAAGTAGCCAAACAAGAGTTTGGCAAATTTCTCACCGATAAAACTCTCAATGCTAATCAAATCGAATTTATCAACATGATCATTGACTACCTCACCGAACACGGCGCGATCGCCGCAGAACGTCTCTATGAATCTCCGTTTACCGACTTCGCATCTCAAGGCATCGACAGTTTATTCACATCTTCTCAAGTAGATGAATTATTTGCTTTGCTAGATGATGTTTATACAAAAGCTGCTGCGTAA
- a CDS encoding ribbon-helix-helix domain-containing protein yields the protein MSKRIHVTLPDSFYKKLELWATSEARPVANLASYLLQKAIEEAEDQGKLTDRTKSKNHE from the coding sequence GTGAGCAAACGAATACATGTCACTTTGCCCGATAGCTTTTACAAGAAATTAGAGCTATGGGCTACCTCTGAGGCTCGACCAGTTGCAAATTTGGCTTCATACCTTTTGCAAAAGGCAATTGAAGAAGCTGAGGATCAAGGTAAATTAACCGATCGCACCAAAAGCAAAAACCATGAGTGA
- a CDS encoding HupE/UreJ family protein produces the protein MNLSKIFASIQAKALAIAIAFSFLVFASPASAHHPMGGRVPSNFFEGFMSGLAHPVIGLDHLAFIVAIGLVASIKTQGILIPISFVLSAMLGTGLHLLGINLPVVELVVSASILLFGVLLASKNSPNALVIVGLSAIAGLFHGHAYGEAIFGAQTTALVSYLVGFTLIQLVISGASFFAGKKVLSGDFGGVSPNLRSSGLVICGIGAAFLASNISSLILPVPKG, from the coding sequence ATGAATTTATCTAAAATTTTCGCGTCAATTCAGGCTAAGGCATTAGCGATCGCAATTGCTTTTAGCTTTTTAGTATTTGCTAGTCCTGCCTCAGCGCACCATCCCATGGGTGGCAGAGTTCCTAGCAACTTTTTTGAAGGCTTTATGTCGGGCTTAGCTCACCCTGTAATTGGGTTGGATCACCTTGCCTTTATCGTTGCCATTGGTTTAGTGGCATCAATCAAGACTCAAGGTATTTTGATTCCCATCTCCTTTGTATTGTCGGCAATGCTAGGTACTGGGCTTCACCTTCTTGGCATAAACCTACCCGTAGTAGAACTAGTTGTTTCCGCTTCAATCTTGCTATTTGGTGTTTTATTGGCAAGCAAAAATAGTCCTAACGCTTTAGTAATAGTTGGTTTATCGGCGATCGCTGGTTTATTTCATGGTCATGCCTATGGAGAGGCAATCTTTGGTGCACAAACCACCGCTTTAGTTTCTTATTTGGTTGGCTTTACCCTCATTCAACTCGTAATTTCAGGTGCATCATTCTTTGCAGGCAAAAAAGTCCTGAGTGGTGATTTTGGAGGAGTATCACCTAATTTGCGATCATCTGGTTTAGTAATTTGTGGCATTGGTGCTGCATTTCTAGCTTCAAATATCTCATCCCTAATTCTCCCAGTACCGAAGGGTTAA
- a CDS encoding nitrile hydratase accessory protein, producing MFTKFEHFAVTSLMGSPEEAPPRKSGHLHFDRDWEKMAFGVAIALSKQGHYEWEEFRQTLMETIKEWEDTHELDDPEWDYYQCWLTTLEKLVVRSGVLKAGELEAQIFQFMNCKSKAT from the coding sequence GTGTTTACTAAATTTGAACACTTTGCGGTGACTAGCTTAATGGGTTCGCCCGAAGAAGCCCCGCCACGAAAATCTGGACATTTACACTTTGATCGGGATTGGGAAAAGATGGCTTTCGGTGTTGCGATCGCACTCTCCAAGCAAGGTCATTATGAATGGGAGGAGTTTCGCCAAACCCTGATGGAAACCATCAAGGAATGGGAAGATACTCATGAACTAGACGATCCAGAATGGGACTATTACCAATGCTGGCTCACAACCCTTGAAAAACTGGTTGTCAGGTCTGGGGTTCTAAAGGCTGGTGAGTTAGAAGCCCAAATATTCCAATTCATGAACTGCAAATCAAAAGCCACTTGA
- the nthA gene encoding nitrile hydratase subunit alpha, producing the protein MTNYPGFQYSRDRETFSAAKVKALESLLIEKGVITGKTVDTVLGYFETEMGPFNGAKLVARAWVDPEFKKRLVADCNEACKELDFPVGMSGAEGEHMRIVENTPKIHNVIVCTLCSCYPWPTLGLPPYWFKDPTFRARVVREPRVVLSEFGVKLDNSVEVRVWDSSAQIRWWVLPMRPAGTEGMSEKELAALLTPEAMMGVATVQVKPRI; encoded by the coding sequence ATGACTAATTATCCAGGTTTCCAATATAGTCGCGATCGAGAAACTTTCAGTGCAGCTAAGGTCAAAGCCTTAGAATCCCTTTTAATCGAAAAAGGCGTAATTACAGGTAAAACCGTCGATACGGTGTTGGGATATTTTGAAACGGAGATGGGTCCTTTTAATGGAGCAAAACTCGTTGCTCGCGCTTGGGTTGATCCTGAATTTAAGAAACGTCTGGTCGCTGATTGCAATGAAGCTTGTAAAGAGTTGGACTTTCCAGTAGGTATGTCTGGCGCGGAAGGGGAGCATATGAGGATTGTCGAAAATACTCCGAAAATTCATAACGTAATTGTTTGTACGCTATGTTCTTGTTACCCGTGGCCAACCTTGGGGCTGCCACCCTATTGGTTTAAAGATCCGACCTTCCGAGCTAGAGTCGTGCGCGAACCCCGTGTGGTGCTCTCTGAGTTTGGCGTGAAGCTAGATAATTCCGTTGAAGTGCGGGTTTGGGACAGTAGCGCACAAATTCGCTGGTGGGTACTACCAATGCGTCCTGCGGGAACAGAGGGAATGAGTGAAAAAGAGCTTGCTGCTCTGCTCACTCCAGAAGCCATGATGGGTGTTGCTACAGTTCAGGTAAAGCCAAGGATATAA
- the nthB gene encoding nitrile hydratase subunit beta — translation MKLQHHLGGLEGLDRITPEIKVFVEPWEKRIFGIHTAMMALSNHLPSSLPAYDMKSVPTTFKSFWTWGHLRMGAEAMHPFEYFRLRYYEKWLGGISGFFVSEGYITQEELDTRTAEFLANSEKVKAPLPKSGKPEIDKQVVKYLREGDSPMRKISAPPKFALGSKVKIKEVNSADHSRLPGNLMGKVATVVRVYDSGFAYFFPTADGIGEPMPVYSLAFDPKELWAESITEPNMVYYNDIFEVYIEAI, via the coding sequence ATGAAACTACAGCACCATCTCGGTGGTCTAGAAGGGCTAGACCGAATTACCCCCGAAATCAAAGTTTTCGTTGAACCATGGGAAAAACGAATCTTTGGTATTCACACAGCGATGATGGCACTAAGCAATCATCTTCCATCATCACTACCTGCTTATGACATGAAGTCAGTCCCCACAACCTTCAAGAGCTTTTGGACTTGGGGACACCTGCGTATGGGTGCAGAAGCCATGCATCCCTTTGAATATTTCCGACTCCGCTATTACGAGAAATGGTTAGGTGGTATTTCTGGCTTCTTTGTGTCAGAGGGCTATATCACTCAAGAAGAATTGGACACCCGCACCGCTGAGTTTTTAGCGAATAGCGAGAAGGTTAAAGCTCCTCTGCCTAAATCTGGAAAGCCCGAAATTGACAAGCAAGTGGTGAAATATCTACGAGAGGGTGATTCTCCCATGAGAAAAATTTCTGCTCCTCCTAAATTTGCTTTAGGAAGTAAAGTGAAAATCAAAGAAGTAAACTCGGCTGACCATAGCCGTTTGCCTGGAAATCTAATGGGCAAAGTCGCAACCGTTGTGCGGGTTTATGACAGTGGCTTTGCATATTTCTTTCCGACGGCTGACGGCATTGGCGAACCGATGCCAGTTTATAGTTTAGCCTTTGATCCAAAAGAGCTTTGGGCAGAGTCAATCACCGAACCTAACATGGTTTATTACAACGATATTTTTGAAGTATATATAGAAGCCATTTAA
- a CDS encoding CobW family GTP-binding protein, with amino-acid sequence MALIQKVPVTVLTGYLGAGKTTLLNRILTEEHNKRIAVIVNEFGEVGIDHQLVINADEEIFEMNNGCICCTVRGDLIRIIAELMEREGGFDHLVIETTGLADPAPVIQSFFMDEVMLAKTQLDAVVTVVDAKHISEHWESSEAQEQIAFADVILLNKTDLVSSDVLQVIENKVRGMNAIATIHYTKNCDIPIDTLLGVQAFDLKNALSLDPAFLEEEAHEHDNSVFSVAITDSGTIDSDKLNRWLYQTVQAKGADIFRLKGILDVDNASRRFVCQGVHMTLDGRPGKPWRLGETRRNELVFIGRNLDEAELRAGFLSCFAEPDAQTLNQVKTPVLAYTA; translated from the coding sequence ATGGCTTTAATTCAGAAAGTTCCCGTAACAGTGCTGACTGGCTATTTGGGTGCTGGAAAGACAACTCTGCTCAATCGCATCCTTACCGAGGAACACAACAAAAGGATCGCTGTTATTGTCAATGAGTTTGGCGAAGTGGGCATTGATCATCAGTTGGTGATCAATGCTGACGAAGAAATTTTTGAAATGAATAATGGTTGCATCTGTTGCACCGTCAGAGGCGACCTGATTCGCATTATTGCTGAATTGATGGAAAGGGAGGGAGGTTTCGATCATTTAGTCATCGAAACAACAGGCTTAGCCGATCCTGCTCCAGTCATCCAATCCTTCTTTATGGATGAGGTGATGCTTGCAAAAACGCAGCTAGATGCCGTAGTGACTGTGGTCGATGCCAAGCACATCTCAGAACACTGGGAAAGCAGTGAAGCCCAAGAGCAAATCGCCTTTGCCGATGTGATTTTGCTTAACAAAACAGACTTAGTATCGTCGGATGTTCTCCAAGTCATAGAGAATAAAGTGCGGGGGATGAATGCGATCGCCACCATTCACTACACCAAAAACTGTGATATCCCCATCGATACTCTGCTAGGCGTGCAGGCTTTTGATCTCAAAAATGCCCTGAGCCTTGATCCAGCATTTTTAGAAGAAGAAGCCCACGAGCACGACAACTCTGTTTTCTCTGTAGCCATTACTGACTCTGGCACGATAGACAGCGACAAACTCAATCGCTGGCTTTATCAGACGGTACAGGCAAAAGGAGCCGATATTTTTCGACTGAAAGGCATCTTAGATGTGGACAATGCCTCTCGGCGATTTGTTTGCCAAGGCGTTCACATGACCCTAGATGGCAGACCTGGAAAGCCTTGGCGACTGGGAGAAACTCGCCGTAATGAATTAGTTTTCATTGGCAGAAATTTAGACGAAGCTGAGCTTCGCGCAGGCTTTCTAAGTTGTTTCGCGGAGCCTGATGCTCAAACTCTTAACCAAGTTAAAACACCAGTCCTTGCTTACACAGCTTAG
- a CDS encoding formylglycine-generating enzyme family protein, translating into MKVKRRKFLQYAGLGSVGLIFADIERAIASALSESAGAQNLKLETFSFSVATLDANGQINQQQRHTAKFFSEILTDEEIRSAEKLEMVAIASGQFEMGASRNEISQKAVMTDYEFPRHRVKLSSFYMSKHPITQAQWAVVAALPKVNIELDPSPAHFRGGDLPVESVSWLDAVEFCDRLTAKTGRKYQLPSEAQWEYACRAGTYTPFNTGETITSNMADYVGTYTYNTEIAGEYRKSTTPVGKFSHNAFGLQDMHGNVWEWSADSWHSDYRGSPTNGKAWVNASQSGIRTVRGGGWLDNPSKIRSASRSGYLETELNRTIGFRVVTV; encoded by the coding sequence ATGAAAGTGAAACGAAGAAAATTTCTTCAATATGCAGGGTTGGGTAGTGTCGGGCTAATATTTGCCGATATCGAGCGGGCTATAGCTTCCGCTTTAAGTGAATCGGCTGGAGCGCAGAATTTGAAACTCGAAACATTTTCATTTAGTGTTGCAACACTTGATGCAAATGGGCAAATCAATCAACAGCAAAGACATACAGCCAAATTTTTCTCAGAGATTCTTACGGATGAAGAAATCAGAAGCGCTGAAAAACTAGAGATGGTTGCGATCGCATCTGGTCAGTTCGAGATGGGTGCGTCAAGAAATGAGATATCACAAAAAGCGGTCATGACGGACTATGAATTTCCTCGCCATCGTGTAAAACTCTCGTCCTTTTATATGAGTAAGCACCCGATTACCCAGGCTCAATGGGCTGTGGTAGCGGCTTTACCCAAGGTAAATATAGAGCTTGATCCTTCTCCTGCACATTTTCGGGGCGGTGATTTGCCTGTAGAAAGTGTGTCTTGGTTAGATGCAGTAGAGTTTTGCGATCGCCTAACCGCAAAAACAGGGCGTAAATATCAACTTCCTAGCGAAGCCCAGTGGGAATACGCTTGCCGTGCGGGGACATACACGCCTTTCAACACAGGCGAAACCATCACTAGTAATATGGCTGATTACGTCGGCACTTATACCTACAACACCGAGATTGCTGGCGAATATCGGAAATCGACAACGCCCGTGGGTAAGTTTTCCCACAATGCCTTTGGTCTTCAAGATATGCACGGCAACGTATGGGAATGGTCTGCTGATTCTTGGCATTCCGACTATCGTGGATCGCCCACTAACGGCAAGGCTTGGGTAAATGCTTCCCAATCTGGGATACGCACTGTTCGCGGTGGCGGCTGGCTAGATAATCCCAGCAAAATCCGTTCTGCTAGCCGCTCTGGATATCTTGAAACAGAATTGAATCGAACCATTGGGTTCCGTGTTGTCACAGTATAG